One stretch of Leptolyngbya sp. CCY15150 DNA includes these proteins:
- a CDS encoding class I SAM-dependent methyltransferase — MATILRDWSYRYPWFYDAIARLAALTVGGEARFRQLALEGLEITEATHILDLCCGCGQTTRFLVERSPHVVGLDASPRSIQQAQVNVPNATFVEAWAEAMPFAEHQFDLVQTSVALHEMQLDSLQQIIAEVYRVLKPGGVFTLVDFHRPHNPLLWPGLAAFLWVFETETAWQLLRLDLPEMLKQQGFEVDATTLGQQLYAGGSLQVVRGRKPDAG, encoded by the coding sequence ATGGCGACTATTCTACGGGATTGGAGCTATCGCTATCCGTGGTTTTATGACGCGATCGCTCGTTTAGCGGCGCTCACAGTGGGGGGCGAAGCCAGGTTCCGCCAGCTCGCCCTAGAGGGGCTAGAGATCACAGAAGCAACTCATATCCTTGATCTGTGCTGTGGCTGCGGACAGACCACTCGGTTTCTGGTGGAGCGATCGCCCCATGTGGTGGGGCTAGATGCCTCACCGCGCTCGATTCAACAAGCCCAAGTCAACGTACCCAACGCCACCTTTGTGGAAGCTTGGGCCGAGGCCATGCCCTTTGCTGAGCACCAGTTTGACCTTGTGCAGACCAGCGTGGCCCTGCACGAGATGCAGCTTGACTCGTTGCAGCAGATTATCGCCGAAGTCTATCGAGTCCTCAAGCCCGGCGGGGTGTTTACCCTTGTGGACTTCCATCGCCCCCACAATCCCCTACTTTGGCCGGGCTTGGCAGCTTTTTTGTGGGTGTTTGAAACAGAAACCGCCTGGCAGTTGCTGCGCCTCGATCTGCCAGAGATGCTGAAGCAGCAAGGGTTTGAAGTGGATGCCACCACACTTGGGCAACAGCTCTATGCTGGCGGGAGCCTGCAGGTGGTGCGGGGCCGCAAGCCTGATGCAGGCTGA
- a CDS encoding DUF3370 domain-containing protein — protein MLTVLPFLVAAQLTSPALVAEVSAARPAAQEILQPQQEIRPLPGQLDSTPVFNSNSPELVQTEGILLSTFPPDNMQVATAHLNYPLSGRFDIFAHHIARGLTPDDNRTLFLGILVHNPESQAVTLDLLQAVSYLSQDAPFYDLPSYVANPLGRTFSGPGSRTANDMLRGSRQDHWQPSVRIPAGQTYLLANLPIPLRRLSVATNGTLPPGQVLLPPRQIETAASNSTRSASTQASASPPVPAVSRPLPTNGRSLQIHARTDGDVYVASLAMYAPLTADGNERVPTLAEWQLLLTQRGLAGPRDLAPTPPETQNFSRFFYGRVSGIAQGSEWKADLSDDVGGNTLTIPGTGQRLSYVINTVDHNTFGTGQIQSGAMLDRYSDTAYRSHGNYGVKYDLSLPLYNPTSETQTVALALQTPLQDEQANGYLRFRQPPDEQIFFRGTVRLTYIDDFGLLQTRYLHLVHRRGQAGEPLIQLRMPPGDRRAVNLEFLYPPDATPPQVLTIHTLE, from the coding sequence ATGCTGACAGTTTTACCATTTTTAGTCGCCGCACAACTCACCTCCCCAGCGCTTGTAGCTGAAGTATCAGCCGCCCGTCCGGCAGCCCAAGAGATTCTCCAGCCCCAACAAGAGATTCGTCCTCTGCCAGGGCAGCTAGATAGTACACCCGTGTTTAACAGCAATAGCCCTGAACTGGTGCAAACCGAGGGTATTTTGCTGTCTACCTTCCCCCCTGACAACATGCAGGTGGCCACGGCTCACCTCAACTATCCCCTCAGTGGACGCTTCGATATTTTTGCCCACCACATTGCTCGTGGGCTCACCCCTGATGATAATCGCACCTTGTTTCTGGGCATTTTGGTGCATAATCCAGAGTCCCAAGCGGTTACCCTCGATCTACTGCAGGCGGTTAGCTATCTGAGCCAAGATGCACCGTTTTATGACTTGCCGTCCTATGTGGCGAATCCCCTAGGGCGCACCTTTTCGGGCCCCGGTAGCCGCACTGCCAATGATATGCTGCGGGGCAGCCGTCAAGACCACTGGCAGCCGAGTGTGCGTATTCCAGCGGGGCAGACCTACCTATTGGCCAACCTACCGATTCCCCTGCGGCGACTGTCGGTGGCCACCAATGGCACCTTGCCTCCGGGGCAGGTGTTATTACCCCCTCGCCAGATTGAAACAGCAGCAAGCAACTCTACTCGGTCAGCATCAACCCAGGCCTCGGCATCGCCGCCGGTGCCGGCCGTGAGCCGTCCTTTGCCCACCAATGGGCGATCGCTGCAAATCCATGCCAGAACTGATGGCGATGTCTATGTGGCTAGCCTGGCCATGTATGCACCCTTGACGGCGGATGGCAATGAGCGAGTGCCAACCTTGGCGGAATGGCAGTTGCTGTTAACCCAGCGGGGGCTAGCTGGGCCGCGAGATCTGGCTCCGACACCTCCTGAGACCCAAAACTTTAGCCGATTTTTCTATGGACGGGTGTCTGGTATTGCTCAGGGCTCGGAATGGAAGGCAGACTTGTCCGATGATGTGGGTGGCAATACGCTGACAATTCCCGGCACGGGTCAGCGCCTATCCTATGTGATCAACACCGTTGATCACAACACCTTTGGGACGGGGCAAATTCAAAGTGGCGCAATGCTCGATCGCTATTCTGACACCGCCTATCGCTCCCATGGGAACTATGGCGTTAAGTATGACCTCAGCCTGCCCCTATATAACCCCACGTCTGAGACTCAAACGGTTGCGCTAGCACTGCAAACGCCGCTGCAAGATGAACAGGCCAATGGCTATCTACGGTTTCGGCAGCCCCCTGATGAGCAAATCTTCTTCCGGGGTACGGTTCGCTTAACCTACATTGACGATTTTGGGCTGCTGCAAACCCGCTACCTCCACCTTGTGCATCGACGGGGGCAAGCTGGAGAACCCTTGATCCAACTGCGGATGCCACCGGGCGATCGCCGCGCTGTGAACCTGGAATTTCTCTATCCTCCCGATGCTACGCCACCCCAAGTGTTGACGATTCACACCCTGGAGTGA
- a CDS encoding 16S rRNA (uracil(1498)-N(3))-methyltransferase, translated as MAQLQRVAIAPNQQFDDHIQLTDAQGHYLQRVLRLQVGDRFIAMDGSQWWLAEIQDGFRANMLEILPAAADVSATITLIMAMPKQGMDDIVRQATELGVSTIVPVQSDRTLLKPSAQKLDRWQRIVQEAAEQSERQHIPMVMDPQGAIAALGATTASHRYICTARGDRPSLLSVAQRDCKNLQDVAIAVGPEGGWSEAEVQEAIACGYQPVSLGRHILRAITAPLVALSILTAVLEDESL; from the coding sequence GTGGCACAGCTTCAACGGGTGGCGATCGCCCCCAATCAACAATTCGACGATCACATTCAGCTCACCGATGCCCAAGGCCACTACCTGCAGCGTGTTCTGCGGCTCCAGGTGGGCGATCGCTTCATTGCCATGGACGGCAGCCAGTGGTGGCTAGCAGAAATCCAGGATGGCTTTCGGGCCAACATGCTAGAGATTCTGCCCGCTGCCGCAGACGTTAGCGCCACCATCACTTTGATCATGGCCATGCCCAAGCAAGGGATGGACGACATTGTGCGCCAAGCCACGGAATTAGGCGTCTCCACGATTGTGCCGGTACAGAGCGATCGCACCCTGCTCAAACCCAGCGCCCAAAAGCTCGATCGCTGGCAGCGGATTGTCCAAGAAGCAGCGGAGCAGTCGGAGCGGCAGCACATTCCCATGGTCATGGATCCCCAAGGGGCGATCGCGGCTCTAGGGGCAACCACAGCCAGCCATCGCTATATCTGCACCGCACGGGGCGATCGCCCTTCTTTACTATCGGTGGCTCAGCGGGATTGCAAGAACCTACAGGATGTGGCGATCGCCGTGGGCCCCGAAGGCGGCTGGAGCGAGGCAGAAGTACAGGAAGCGATCGCCTGCGGCTACCAACCGGTGTCCCTAGGGCGGCATATTTTGCGGGCAATCACCGCTCCCCTGGTGGCCCTCTCGATTCTCACAGCGGTGCTAGAGGACGAGAGTTTATAG
- a CDS encoding TIGR04283 family arsenosugar biosynthesis glycosyltransferase, translated as MSLPPHSQLPHQLPDLHLSQHLIVFTRYPVPGTTKTRLITALGAEAAADLQRQMTEHTLRQVARWQTRYGVPLLHRTVDVRFSGGDRSQMEAWLGASWRYTSQGEGDLGDRLQRAFADSFAAGADQVVAMGIDCPQLTAQQLEQAMQALADHDLVLGPATDGGYYLLGLRRPCPEVFQEIAWSTDKVLQQTLAIAQGQNLRVATLAPLSDIDYPEDLPTWYAVRDRSEPAKTKTLSVIIPALNEAATLPSVLQAVQSGDVVEVIVVDGGSQDDTLAIARQQGAIALQSDPGRARQMNQGARLATGDVLLFLHADTHLPPQFDAEIRHMLSDPTIAAGAFTLAIDAPGAALRWVERGVRWRSRRGLPYGDQGLFLRAETFQQVGGFPDLPLLEDVALVRRLRLLGRIAIAPQSVLTSGRRWQRLGVVRTTVLNQVIVLGYMAGISPDRLARWYRGRGRSQSN; from the coding sequence GTGAGTTTGCCTCCCCATTCGCAATTACCCCATCAATTACCCGATCTGCACCTGTCTCAGCACCTGATTGTCTTCACGCGCTACCCCGTGCCCGGTACGACGAAGACCCGCCTGATAACGGCTCTGGGGGCTGAGGCGGCGGCCGATCTGCAGCGGCAGATGACCGAGCATACCCTACGGCAGGTGGCTCGCTGGCAAACTCGTTATGGTGTTCCCTTACTCCACAGAACCGTTGATGTGCGCTTTAGCGGGGGCGATCGCTCTCAGATGGAAGCGTGGCTGGGAGCGAGCTGGCGGTATACCTCCCAGGGCGAGGGGGATTTGGGCGATCGCCTGCAGCGGGCTTTTGCCGATTCGTTTGCTGCGGGAGCCGATCAGGTGGTGGCCATGGGCATTGACTGTCCTCAGTTGACGGCCCAGCAGTTGGAGCAGGCTATGCAGGCCTTGGCGGATCACGATCTGGTGCTGGGCCCGGCAACCGATGGTGGCTACTACCTCTTGGGTTTACGGCGTCCTTGCCCGGAGGTCTTTCAGGAGATTGCCTGGAGTACCGACAAGGTTTTGCAGCAAACGTTGGCCATTGCCCAGGGGCAGAACCTGCGGGTGGCCACCCTCGCACCCCTGAGTGATATTGACTATCCCGAGGATTTGCCCACTTGGTATGCGGTGCGCGATCGCTCGGAGCCTGCTAAGACAAAGACGCTATCGGTGATTATCCCGGCCTTAAATGAGGCGGCAACGTTGCCATCTGTCCTGCAAGCGGTGCAGTCGGGGGACGTGGTGGAGGTGATTGTGGTGGATGGCGGCAGTCAGGATGACACCCTAGCGATCGCTCGCCAGCAGGGGGCCATTGCTCTGCAGTCTGACCCCGGTCGGGCGCGGCAAATGAATCAAGGAGCCCGTCTGGCTACGGGAGATGTGCTGCTCTTTCTCCACGCCGATACCCACTTGCCGCCGCAGTTTGACGCCGAAATCCGCCACATGCTCAGCGATCCTACCATTGCTGCGGGAGCCTTTACCTTGGCGATCGATGCACCGGGAGCGGCCCTGCGCTGGGTGGAGCGGGGGGTGCGTTGGCGATCGCGGCGGGGCTTGCCCTATGGTGATCAGGGACTGTTCCTGCGCGCCGAGACCTTCCAACAGGTGGGCGGTTTTCCCGATCTGCCGCTGCTGGAAGATGTGGCTCTGGTGCGCCGGCTGCGATTGCTGGGTCGAATCGCGATCGCTCCCCAATCTGTCCTCACCTCCGGGCGGCGCTGGCAACGGCTAGGCGTGGTGCGCACGACGGTGTTGAACCAGGTGATTGTGCTGGGGTACATGGCCGGTATCTCCCCCGATCGCCTGGCCCGCTGGTATCGAGGTCGTGGCCGATCTCAATCGAACTAG
- a CDS encoding gluconeogenesis factor YvcK family protein has protein sequence MSTANRWKKALTMLQQESRSRTPHRVSRWFQWLAPGLFVKRWLMLSVAGVLLAALGIAIWTKRTPVFYITRFIGDALDFITDWVPSYISGPMVILIGVLLVFLGQMRTLGAITEVLMPNGDEELIEVLTAHRRLQRGPKIVVLGGGTGLSNLLRGLKIYSANITAIVTVADDGGSSGRLRREIGVLPPGDIRNCLAALADEEKLLTELFQYRFRAGDGLVGHSFGNLFLTAMSEVTGDLEQAVAASSKVLAVRGQVLPATLSDVELWAEFADGRIIKGESNIPEADGKIIRVGCIPENPPALPRALQAIREADYVIIGPGSLYTSVIPNLLVPDIREAIASLTVPRIYVCNIMTQAGETEGYTVADHIRAIDQLCDRPLFDAVLVHRKTPSAEAMIHYAQERSHPVYFDREEVIHLGRRVVMANVMAENPQTHRITHDSDRLARVLLRWYGRMQ, from the coding sequence ATGTCCACTGCCAATCGCTGGAAAAAAGCGCTGACCATGCTTCAGCAAGAATCCCGTTCCCGTACTCCGCATCGGGTTAGTCGGTGGTTCCAGTGGCTGGCTCCCGGTCTCTTCGTCAAGCGTTGGCTGATGTTGAGTGTGGCGGGGGTGCTGCTAGCGGCCTTGGGCATTGCCATCTGGACGAAACGCACGCCGGTGTTTTACATCACCCGGTTCATTGGCGATGCCCTGGATTTCATTACCGACTGGGTGCCTAGCTACATCAGTGGCCCCATGGTGATCTTGATTGGGGTTTTACTGGTCTTTTTGGGGCAAATGCGAACCCTGGGGGCGATCACCGAAGTGCTGATGCCCAATGGGGATGAAGAACTAATTGAGGTGCTCACGGCCCATCGGCGTTTACAGCGCGGCCCCAAAATTGTGGTGTTGGGCGGCGGCACGGGATTGTCCAACCTCCTGCGGGGGCTGAAGATTTACAGCGCTAATATTACGGCCATTGTCACCGTGGCGGATGATGGTGGTTCCTCTGGTCGGCTGCGGCGGGAGATTGGCGTGTTGCCGCCGGGGGATATTCGCAATTGTTTGGCGGCCCTGGCTGATGAGGAAAAGTTGCTGACCGAGCTATTCCAATATCGCTTTCGGGCTGGGGATGGGCTGGTGGGCCATAGTTTTGGCAACCTGTTTCTCACGGCCATGAGCGAGGTGACCGGAGATTTAGAGCAGGCCGTGGCGGCCAGTTCAAAGGTTCTGGCGGTGCGGGGGCAGGTGTTGCCCGCCACCCTCAGTGATGTGGAGCTTTGGGCAGAATTTGCCGATGGTCGCATCATCAAAGGGGAATCCAATATTCCCGAAGCCGACGGTAAGATTATCCGCGTGGGCTGTATTCCCGAGAATCCGCCTGCCCTGCCCCGAGCCCTGCAGGCTATTCGTGAAGCCGACTACGTGATTATTGGGCCGGGTAGCCTCTATACCAGCGTGATTCCCAACCTGCTGGTGCCCGACATTCGGGAGGCGATCGCTTCCCTGACGGTGCCGCGTATTTATGTGTGCAATATCATGACCCAGGCGGGTGAGACCGAGGGCTATACCGTGGCGGATCATATTCGCGCTATCGATCAGTTGTGCGATCGCCCCTTGTTTGATGCCGTTTTGGTGCATCGCAAAACACCGTCCGCCGAAGCGATGATTCACTATGCCCAAGAGCGATCGCATCCTGTGTACTTCGATCGGGAAGAGGTGATTCACCTAGGACGGCGGGTGGTGATGGCCAATGTGATGGCCGAGAATCCTCAAACCCATCGGATTACCCATGATAGCGATCGCCTTGCCCGTGTCTTACTGCGCTGGTATGGTCGGATGCAATGA